The Enterobacter asburiae genome window below encodes:
- a CDS encoding DUF2345 domain-containing protein, translating to MAAVKRQLSDALSLAESLSSLLETANIDSLDNDTQQSFLQQSVDALQQPVIVAGAPAGIALSTPQHIQFSANQNQILTAGGNTEISALKRIALVAKKMVVVFAHEMGMKLVAAAGKIEMHAQTDGLDITAAKGLTITSTEDEILITAKKKITVQCGGSYLTIDPAKIEHGTNGCFKVKSADFDYAGPAKLDVPYPKFTACESMASEASGKGDATIPLS from the coding sequence ATGGCAGCGGTTAAACGCCAGCTATCCGACGCCCTGTCTTTGGCTGAATCACTCTCCAGTCTCCTGGAAACTGCAAATATCGATTCACTGGATAATGACACACAACAAAGTTTCTTACAGCAAAGTGTGGATGCCCTGCAACAGCCGGTGATTGTGGCGGGTGCACCAGCAGGGATTGCACTTTCTACGCCTCAGCATATTCAGTTCAGTGCTAACCAGAATCAGATATTAACTGCAGGCGGGAATACGGAAATATCAGCGTTAAAACGTATTGCCTTAGTCGCGAAAAAAATGGTGGTGGTGTTTGCACATGAGATGGGAATGAAACTGGTTGCGGCGGCAGGGAAAATCGAAATGCATGCCCAGACTGATGGGCTTGATATCACGGCCGCGAAAGGTTTAACCATTACCAGTACAGAAGATGAAATCCTTATCACTGCGAAAAAGAAAATCACCGTGCAGTGCGGTGGTTCTTATCTGACGATTGACCCGGCCAAAATTGAACACGGCACCAATGGCTGCTTTAAGGTAAAAAGTGCTGATTTTGACTATGCGGGGCCAGCGAAACTGGATGTTCCCTATCCGAAATTTACCGCCTGCGAATCCATGGCTTCAGAA